Proteins found in one Hypericibacter terrae genomic segment:
- a CDS encoding recombinase family protein, translating to MTKRVALYLRVSSSGQTIENQERELAAVAQRHGWDVVQVFADEGISGAKGRDQRPGFDALCNGVARRDFDMVAAWSVDRLGRSLQDLVVFLGELHGKRVDLYLHQQGLDTSTPAGRAMFQMLGVFAEFERAMIRERVNAGLARAKAQGKRLGRPPVADAKAGKVRAAKDKGLSVRQIAGKFGIGVGTVHRILSAA from the coding sequence ATGACGAAGAGAGTTGCTTTGTACCTTCGGGTTTCCAGCAGCGGCCAGACAATCGAGAACCAAGAGCGTGAACTCGCGGCCGTAGCGCAGCGCCACGGCTGGGACGTTGTGCAGGTGTTCGCGGATGAAGGGATCAGCGGAGCCAAGGGCCGGGATCAGCGTCCGGGCTTTGATGCGCTCTGCAATGGAGTGGCCCGCCGGGACTTTGACATGGTGGCCGCGTGGTCGGTGGACCGTCTTGGTCGCTCGCTACAGGACCTAGTCGTGTTCCTCGGGGAGTTGCACGGCAAGCGCGTTGACCTGTACCTGCACCAACAGGGCTTGGACACGTCGACGCCGGCCGGCCGCGCCATGTTTCAGATGCTCGGAGTCTTCGCCGAGTTCGAGCGCGCCATGATCCGCGAGCGTGTCAACGCGGGACTGGCGCGCGCCAAGGCGCAAGGGAAGCGGCTCGGCCGGCCTCCGGTGGCAGACGCGAAGGCGGGCAAGGTGAGGGCTGCGAAGGATAAGGGACTTAGCGTCCGGCAGATCGCGGGCAAGTTCGGGATTGGAGTTGGCACGGTCCACCGCATCCTGTCTGCGGCGTAG
- a CDS encoding DUF4365 domain-containing protein, whose amino-acid sequence MDTDDAANRFTWDHLNTLQLGKFAEYYTKMEMLRCGWDIYTAEVDNKGIDFVVRVKPSRYLDIQVKSLRWPSSKYAFIPKTKIELSRRHYVVLVLFEENAAPYLYAIPSLVWRKPDRVFVERDYKGLSSKPEFGISISNRDRAALENYRLRGVLK is encoded by the coding sequence ATGGATACTGACGACGCGGCCAACCGTTTCACCTGGGATCACCTCAACACGCTCCAACTTGGGAAGTTCGCCGAGTATTACACCAAGATGGAGATGTTGCGATGCGGCTGGGACATTTACACCGCCGAGGTAGATAACAAGGGGATCGACTTCGTGGTTCGCGTCAAGCCGTCCCGCTACCTCGATATCCAAGTGAAGTCCCTGCGGTGGCCCTCATCGAAATACGCCTTCATCCCTAAAACGAAGATAGAGTTGTCTCGACGCCACTATGTTGTGCTGGTCCTCTTTGAGGAGAACGCGGCGCCGTACCTATATGCCATTCCATCTCTGGTTTGGAGAAAGCCGGACAGGGTATTCGTTGAAAGGGATTATAAAGGTCTGTCATCGAAGCCTGAGTTTGGCATCTCTATTTCGAACAGGGACCGGGCTGCCCTTGAGAATTACAGGCTCCGGGGAGTCTTGAAATGA